Part of the Deltaproteobacteria bacterium genome is shown below.
CGCGCATCGCCAGGTTAAACACGCAGCAAATCCCTTCCCACGTCGCCTATGAGGAAGCTGCCCTAGCAGAGCCTCTGGCCTGTGTGCTGCATGGACTCGAAAAGGCGGACATCCAACTGGGTGACACCGTCGCTATAATCGGCGCGGGACCTATCGGATTGCTCCATTTAATTGCCTCTCAGCGAATGGGAGCGGGGAGAATCATCATCAGCGACAAGGTGGAGGAACGATTGGCGCTGGCGCGTACGCTGGGCGCGGATGAAACCATCAATGCTGGGCACGAGGACACGGTTGTGAAGATCCGGCAGCTGACCGAGGGGTATGGCGCCGACCTCGTGATTGAAGCCATAGGGTACCCCGCCACGTGGGAACAAGGCTTACGCATGGTGAGGAAGGGGGGAACCGTGCTCGAGTTCGGGGGGTGCCCGCCGAACACGGAAATTCACGTGAGCACAGAGCAGCTGCACTACGGGGAGACCACTGTCTTCGGCGCGTTTCATGCGACTCCAGCTCATTTCACGAAAGCGTTGAACCTGATCGCGTCGAAGACCGTAGATGTTCGGCCGTTGATCACGCGGAAAATGCCGCTCGACGAGCTGAACGAGGCGTTTAAGATCCTGGCCACATCGAAAGCGGATATCAAGATCGCGATATGCCCTTGACGGCGCAGTCTAGCTCGAACGGGGAGAAAAAGGGGGAAGGGATGAGTCTTTCGGTT
Proteins encoded:
- a CDS encoding zinc-binding dehydrogenase, with the protein product MLHGLEKADIQLGDTVAIIGAGPIGLLHLIASQRMGAGRIIISDKVEERLALARTLGADETINAGHEDTVVKIRQLTEGYGADLVIEAIGYPATWEQGLRMVRKGGTVLEFGGCPPNTEIHVSTEQLHYGETTVFGAFHATPAHFTKALNLIASKTVDVRPLITRKMPLDELNEAFKILATSKADIKIAICP